The following are encoded together in the Sphaerodactylus townsendi isolate TG3544 linkage group LG12, MPM_Stown_v2.3, whole genome shotgun sequence genome:
- the RHOBTB2 gene encoding rho-related BTB domain-containing protein 2 isoform X3, which produces MDSDMDYERPNVETIKCVVVGDNAVGKTRLICARACNATLTQYQLLATHVPTVWAIDQYRVCQEVLERSRDVVDDVSVSLRLWDTFGDHHKDRRFAYGRSDVVVLCFSIANPNSLHHVKTMWYPEIKHFCPRAPVILVGCQLDLRYADLEAVNRARRPLARPIKPNEILPPEKGREVAKELGIPYYETSVVAQFGIKDVFDNAIRAALISRRHLQFWKSHLRNVQRPLLQAPFLPPKPPPPIIIVPDPPSNNEERPAHLLEDPLCADVILVLQEKIKIYAHKIYLSTASSKFYDLFSMDLSEEDQQSTIGSGSGSGIAERTPHQEERHHGREFLLRAASFDICESAEDPGSGQQKPCLRASTSDGILRGKNYGECGLKRGRILSSWSRAFVSIQEEMADDPVTYKPRLMVVVKMDPSIQLGPFRAVLKYLYTGELDENERDLMHIAHIAELLEVFDLRMMVANILNNEAFMNQEITKAFHVRRTNRVKECLAKGTFSDVTFILDDGAISAHKPLLISSCDWMAAMFGGPFVESSTREVVLPYTSKSCMRAVLEYLYTGQFCSTSDLDYMKLIILANRLCLPHLVALTEQFTVSGLMEATQMLVDIDGDVLVFLELAQFHGAYQLADWCLHHICTNYNNICRKFPREMKAMSTENQDYFEKHRWPPVWYLKEEDHYQRARKEREKEDYLHQKRQPKRRWLFWNASSPSQSPSSSAATASSSSSSSSSAVV; this is translated from the exons ATGGATTCTGACATGGATTATGAAAGGCCAAACGTAGAAACTATCAAGTGCGTCGTGGTTGGGGACAACGCTGTGGGCAAGACCAGGCTCATCTGTGCCCGTGCTTGCAATGCCACTTTAACTCAGTACCAGCTTCTTGCTACCCATGTGCCCACCGTCTGGGCCATTGACCAGTATCGTGTTTGCCAAGAG gtATTGGAACGCTCCCGAGATGTGGTAGATGACGTTAGTGTATCCTTGCGACTTTGGGACACATTTGGAGACCATCACAAGGACAGGCGCTTCGCTTATGGAAG ATCTGATGTCGTCGTGTTGTGCTTCTCCATTGCTAACCCCAACTCCCTGCACCATGTGAAGACTATGTGGTATCCTGAGATCAAGCACTTCTGTCCCCGAGCACCTGTCATCCTTGTGGGCTGCCAGCTGGACCTTCGCTATGCTGACCTGGAAGCGGTCAATCGAGCTAGGCGACCATTAGCCAG ACCAATCAAGCCCAATGAAATTCTCCCCCCAGAAAAGGGGCGAGAGGTGGCCAAAGAGCTGGGAATCCCTTATTACGAGACCAGCGTAGTGGCCCAGTTTGGCATCAAGGATGTCTTCGATAACGCCATAAGAGCTGCCCTCATCTCCCGCCGGCATCTCCAGTTCTGGAAGTCTCACCTACGCAATGTTCAGAGGCCGTTGCTCCAGGCCCCGTTTTTGCCCCCCAAGCCACCTCCACCCATCATCATTGTCCCCGACCCTCCTTCCAACAATGAAGAGCGTCCGGCTCACTTGCTGGAGGATCCCTTGTGTGCAGATGTCATTCTGGTGCTGCAAGAGAAGATCAAAATCTACGCGCACAAGATCTACCTCTCCACCGCCTCCTCTAAGTTCTACGACTTGTTCTCCATGGACTTGAGCGAGGAGGACCAGCAGAGCACCATAGGAAGTGGCTCTGGGAGCGGTATTGCGGAGCGAACACCCCATCAGGAAGAAAGGCATCATGGGCGAGAATTCCTCCTAAGAGCTGCCAGCTTTGACATCTGCGAGAGTGCTGAGGACCCTGGCTCTGGCCAGCAAAAACCGTGCCTTAGAGCCTCCACCAGTGATGGGATATTACGGGGCAAGAACTACGGGGAGTGTGGGTTAAAGCGGGGGAGGATTCTTTCCTCTTGGAGCCGTGCCTTTGTCAGCATTCAGGAAGAGATGGCAGACGATCCTGTGACGTACAAGCCCCGACTTATGGTGGTGGTGAAGATGGACCCTTCCATCCAGTTGGGACCCTTCAGGGCTGTGCTCAAATACCTTTACACAGGGGAGCTGGACGAGAACGAGAGGGACCTCATGCATATCGCTCACATTGCTGAGCTGCTGGAAGTCTTTGACCTCAGGATGATGGTGGCCAACATCCTAAACAACGAGGCGTTCATGAACCAGGAGATCACCAAAGCCTTCCACGTCAGGAGAACCAACCGTGTTAAGGAGTGCCTGGCTAAAGGGACTTTTTCTG ATGTCACCTTTATCCTGGACGACGGTGCTATCAGTGCCCACAAGCCCTTGCTAATTtccagctgtgactggatggctgCTATGTTTGGGGGTCCGTTTGTGGAGAGCTCAACTCGAGAG GTGGTGTTACCTTACACAAGCAAGAGTTGCATGCGTGCGGTGCTCGAGTACCTGTACACTGGCCAGTTCTGTTCCACTTCAGACCTGGATTACATGAAGCTCATCATCCTGGCAAACCGCTTGTGTCTGCCACACCTGGTTGCTCTCACAG AGCAATTCACAGTGTCTGGTCTGATGGAGGCAACTCAGATGTTAGTGGATATTGATGGAGACGTCCTTGTGTTCCTGGAGCTAGCTCAG TTCCACGGTGCCTACCAGCTTGCCGATTGGTGCCTGCATCACATCTGCACCAACTACAACAACATCTGTCGCAAGTTCCCTCGGGAGATGAAGGCAATGTCAACAG AGAACCAAGACTATTTTGAGAAGCACCGTTGGCCCCCTGTATGGTACTTGAAAGAGGAGGACCACTATCAGAGGGCTAGGAAGGAACGCGAGAAGGAAGATTACCTTCACCAGAAACGGCAACCTAAGAGAAGGTGGCTTTTCTGGaatgcctcctccccttcccagtcACCGTCCTCATCAGCGGCCACGGCTtcatcttcatcctcctcctcttcatcagcTGTGGTTTGA
- the RHOBTB2 gene encoding rho-related BTB domain-containing protein 2 isoform X1, whose product MAFKSKTHFKLKKTKMDASLSQLMDSDMDYERPNVETIKCVVVGDNAVGKTRLICARACNATLTQYQLLATHVPTVWAIDQYRVCQEVLERSRDVVDDVSVSLRLWDTFGDHHKDRRFAYGRSDVVVLCFSIANPNSLHHVKTMWYPEIKHFCPRAPVILVGCQLDLRYADLEAVNRARRPLARPIKPNEILPPEKGREVAKELGIPYYETSVVAQFGIKDVFDNAIRAALISRRHLQFWKSHLRNVQRPLLQAPFLPPKPPPPIIIVPDPPSNNEERPAHLLEDPLCADVILVLQEKIKIYAHKIYLSTASSKFYDLFSMDLSEEDQQSTIGSGSGSGIAERTPHQEERHHGREFLLRAASFDICESAEDPGSGQQKPCLRASTSDGILRGKNYGECGLKRGRILSSWSRAFVSIQEEMADDPVTYKPRLMVVVKMDPSIQLGPFRAVLKYLYTGELDENERDLMHIAHIAELLEVFDLRMMVANILNNEAFMNQEITKAFHVRRTNRVKECLAKGTFSDVTFILDDGAISAHKPLLISSCDWMAAMFGGPFVESSTREVVLPYTSKSCMRAVLEYLYTGQFCSTSDLDYMKLIILANRLCLPHLVALTEQFTVSGLMEATQMLVDIDGDVLVFLELAQFHGAYQLADWCLHHICTNYNNICRKFPREMKAMSTENQDYFEKHRWPPVWYLKEEDHYQRARKEREKEDYLHQKRQPKRRWLFWNASSPSQSPSSSAATASSSSSSSSSAVV is encoded by the exons atggCATTCAAAAGCAAAACCCACTTCAAACTGAAGAAGACCAAAATGGATGCATCCTT GTCCCAATTAATGGATTCTGACATGGATTATGAAAGGCCAAACGTAGAAACTATCAAGTGCGTCGTGGTTGGGGACAACGCTGTGGGCAAGACCAGGCTCATCTGTGCCCGTGCTTGCAATGCCACTTTAACTCAGTACCAGCTTCTTGCTACCCATGTGCCCACCGTCTGGGCCATTGACCAGTATCGTGTTTGCCAAGAG gtATTGGAACGCTCCCGAGATGTGGTAGATGACGTTAGTGTATCCTTGCGACTTTGGGACACATTTGGAGACCATCACAAGGACAGGCGCTTCGCTTATGGAAG ATCTGATGTCGTCGTGTTGTGCTTCTCCATTGCTAACCCCAACTCCCTGCACCATGTGAAGACTATGTGGTATCCTGAGATCAAGCACTTCTGTCCCCGAGCACCTGTCATCCTTGTGGGCTGCCAGCTGGACCTTCGCTATGCTGACCTGGAAGCGGTCAATCGAGCTAGGCGACCATTAGCCAG ACCAATCAAGCCCAATGAAATTCTCCCCCCAGAAAAGGGGCGAGAGGTGGCCAAAGAGCTGGGAATCCCTTATTACGAGACCAGCGTAGTGGCCCAGTTTGGCATCAAGGATGTCTTCGATAACGCCATAAGAGCTGCCCTCATCTCCCGCCGGCATCTCCAGTTCTGGAAGTCTCACCTACGCAATGTTCAGAGGCCGTTGCTCCAGGCCCCGTTTTTGCCCCCCAAGCCACCTCCACCCATCATCATTGTCCCCGACCCTCCTTCCAACAATGAAGAGCGTCCGGCTCACTTGCTGGAGGATCCCTTGTGTGCAGATGTCATTCTGGTGCTGCAAGAGAAGATCAAAATCTACGCGCACAAGATCTACCTCTCCACCGCCTCCTCTAAGTTCTACGACTTGTTCTCCATGGACTTGAGCGAGGAGGACCAGCAGAGCACCATAGGAAGTGGCTCTGGGAGCGGTATTGCGGAGCGAACACCCCATCAGGAAGAAAGGCATCATGGGCGAGAATTCCTCCTAAGAGCTGCCAGCTTTGACATCTGCGAGAGTGCTGAGGACCCTGGCTCTGGCCAGCAAAAACCGTGCCTTAGAGCCTCCACCAGTGATGGGATATTACGGGGCAAGAACTACGGGGAGTGTGGGTTAAAGCGGGGGAGGATTCTTTCCTCTTGGAGCCGTGCCTTTGTCAGCATTCAGGAAGAGATGGCAGACGATCCTGTGACGTACAAGCCCCGACTTATGGTGGTGGTGAAGATGGACCCTTCCATCCAGTTGGGACCCTTCAGGGCTGTGCTCAAATACCTTTACACAGGGGAGCTGGACGAGAACGAGAGGGACCTCATGCATATCGCTCACATTGCTGAGCTGCTGGAAGTCTTTGACCTCAGGATGATGGTGGCCAACATCCTAAACAACGAGGCGTTCATGAACCAGGAGATCACCAAAGCCTTCCACGTCAGGAGAACCAACCGTGTTAAGGAGTGCCTGGCTAAAGGGACTTTTTCTG ATGTCACCTTTATCCTGGACGACGGTGCTATCAGTGCCCACAAGCCCTTGCTAATTtccagctgtgactggatggctgCTATGTTTGGGGGTCCGTTTGTGGAGAGCTCAACTCGAGAG GTGGTGTTACCTTACACAAGCAAGAGTTGCATGCGTGCGGTGCTCGAGTACCTGTACACTGGCCAGTTCTGTTCCACTTCAGACCTGGATTACATGAAGCTCATCATCCTGGCAAACCGCTTGTGTCTGCCACACCTGGTTGCTCTCACAG AGCAATTCACAGTGTCTGGTCTGATGGAGGCAACTCAGATGTTAGTGGATATTGATGGAGACGTCCTTGTGTTCCTGGAGCTAGCTCAG TTCCACGGTGCCTACCAGCTTGCCGATTGGTGCCTGCATCACATCTGCACCAACTACAACAACATCTGTCGCAAGTTCCCTCGGGAGATGAAGGCAATGTCAACAG AGAACCAAGACTATTTTGAGAAGCACCGTTGGCCCCCTGTATGGTACTTGAAAGAGGAGGACCACTATCAGAGGGCTAGGAAGGAACGCGAGAAGGAAGATTACCTTCACCAGAAACGGCAACCTAAGAGAAGGTGGCTTTTCTGGaatgcctcctccccttcccagtcACCGTCCTCATCAGCGGCCACGGCTtcatcttcatcctcctcctcttcatcagcTGTGGTTTGA
- the RHOBTB2 gene encoding rho-related BTB domain-containing protein 2 isoform X2: protein MEREIPVLRVRSQLMDSDMDYERPNVETIKCVVVGDNAVGKTRLICARACNATLTQYQLLATHVPTVWAIDQYRVCQEVLERSRDVVDDVSVSLRLWDTFGDHHKDRRFAYGRSDVVVLCFSIANPNSLHHVKTMWYPEIKHFCPRAPVILVGCQLDLRYADLEAVNRARRPLARPIKPNEILPPEKGREVAKELGIPYYETSVVAQFGIKDVFDNAIRAALISRRHLQFWKSHLRNVQRPLLQAPFLPPKPPPPIIIVPDPPSNNEERPAHLLEDPLCADVILVLQEKIKIYAHKIYLSTASSKFYDLFSMDLSEEDQQSTIGSGSGSGIAERTPHQEERHHGREFLLRAASFDICESAEDPGSGQQKPCLRASTSDGILRGKNYGECGLKRGRILSSWSRAFVSIQEEMADDPVTYKPRLMVVVKMDPSIQLGPFRAVLKYLYTGELDENERDLMHIAHIAELLEVFDLRMMVANILNNEAFMNQEITKAFHVRRTNRVKECLAKGTFSDVTFILDDGAISAHKPLLISSCDWMAAMFGGPFVESSTREVVLPYTSKSCMRAVLEYLYTGQFCSTSDLDYMKLIILANRLCLPHLVALTEQFTVSGLMEATQMLVDIDGDVLVFLELAQFHGAYQLADWCLHHICTNYNNICRKFPREMKAMSTENQDYFEKHRWPPVWYLKEEDHYQRARKEREKEDYLHQKRQPKRRWLFWNASSPSQSPSSSAATASSSSSSSSSAVV, encoded by the exons ATGGAGAGAGAGATCCCCGTCTTGCGAGTTAG GTCCCAATTAATGGATTCTGACATGGATTATGAAAGGCCAAACGTAGAAACTATCAAGTGCGTCGTGGTTGGGGACAACGCTGTGGGCAAGACCAGGCTCATCTGTGCCCGTGCTTGCAATGCCACTTTAACTCAGTACCAGCTTCTTGCTACCCATGTGCCCACCGTCTGGGCCATTGACCAGTATCGTGTTTGCCAAGAG gtATTGGAACGCTCCCGAGATGTGGTAGATGACGTTAGTGTATCCTTGCGACTTTGGGACACATTTGGAGACCATCACAAGGACAGGCGCTTCGCTTATGGAAG ATCTGATGTCGTCGTGTTGTGCTTCTCCATTGCTAACCCCAACTCCCTGCACCATGTGAAGACTATGTGGTATCCTGAGATCAAGCACTTCTGTCCCCGAGCACCTGTCATCCTTGTGGGCTGCCAGCTGGACCTTCGCTATGCTGACCTGGAAGCGGTCAATCGAGCTAGGCGACCATTAGCCAG ACCAATCAAGCCCAATGAAATTCTCCCCCCAGAAAAGGGGCGAGAGGTGGCCAAAGAGCTGGGAATCCCTTATTACGAGACCAGCGTAGTGGCCCAGTTTGGCATCAAGGATGTCTTCGATAACGCCATAAGAGCTGCCCTCATCTCCCGCCGGCATCTCCAGTTCTGGAAGTCTCACCTACGCAATGTTCAGAGGCCGTTGCTCCAGGCCCCGTTTTTGCCCCCCAAGCCACCTCCACCCATCATCATTGTCCCCGACCCTCCTTCCAACAATGAAGAGCGTCCGGCTCACTTGCTGGAGGATCCCTTGTGTGCAGATGTCATTCTGGTGCTGCAAGAGAAGATCAAAATCTACGCGCACAAGATCTACCTCTCCACCGCCTCCTCTAAGTTCTACGACTTGTTCTCCATGGACTTGAGCGAGGAGGACCAGCAGAGCACCATAGGAAGTGGCTCTGGGAGCGGTATTGCGGAGCGAACACCCCATCAGGAAGAAAGGCATCATGGGCGAGAATTCCTCCTAAGAGCTGCCAGCTTTGACATCTGCGAGAGTGCTGAGGACCCTGGCTCTGGCCAGCAAAAACCGTGCCTTAGAGCCTCCACCAGTGATGGGATATTACGGGGCAAGAACTACGGGGAGTGTGGGTTAAAGCGGGGGAGGATTCTTTCCTCTTGGAGCCGTGCCTTTGTCAGCATTCAGGAAGAGATGGCAGACGATCCTGTGACGTACAAGCCCCGACTTATGGTGGTGGTGAAGATGGACCCTTCCATCCAGTTGGGACCCTTCAGGGCTGTGCTCAAATACCTTTACACAGGGGAGCTGGACGAGAACGAGAGGGACCTCATGCATATCGCTCACATTGCTGAGCTGCTGGAAGTCTTTGACCTCAGGATGATGGTGGCCAACATCCTAAACAACGAGGCGTTCATGAACCAGGAGATCACCAAAGCCTTCCACGTCAGGAGAACCAACCGTGTTAAGGAGTGCCTGGCTAAAGGGACTTTTTCTG ATGTCACCTTTATCCTGGACGACGGTGCTATCAGTGCCCACAAGCCCTTGCTAATTtccagctgtgactggatggctgCTATGTTTGGGGGTCCGTTTGTGGAGAGCTCAACTCGAGAG GTGGTGTTACCTTACACAAGCAAGAGTTGCATGCGTGCGGTGCTCGAGTACCTGTACACTGGCCAGTTCTGTTCCACTTCAGACCTGGATTACATGAAGCTCATCATCCTGGCAAACCGCTTGTGTCTGCCACACCTGGTTGCTCTCACAG AGCAATTCACAGTGTCTGGTCTGATGGAGGCAACTCAGATGTTAGTGGATATTGATGGAGACGTCCTTGTGTTCCTGGAGCTAGCTCAG TTCCACGGTGCCTACCAGCTTGCCGATTGGTGCCTGCATCACATCTGCACCAACTACAACAACATCTGTCGCAAGTTCCCTCGGGAGATGAAGGCAATGTCAACAG AGAACCAAGACTATTTTGAGAAGCACCGTTGGCCCCCTGTATGGTACTTGAAAGAGGAGGACCACTATCAGAGGGCTAGGAAGGAACGCGAGAAGGAAGATTACCTTCACCAGAAACGGCAACCTAAGAGAAGGTGGCTTTTCTGGaatgcctcctccccttcccagtcACCGTCCTCATCAGCGGCCACGGCTtcatcttcatcctcctcctcttcatcagcTGTGGTTTGA